GTTGGCTGGAAATCAAAACAAATTAGGAGCAGATAATGGCAAATACTAAAGAAATTCGCACCAAGATAGGCAGTGTTAGTAACACTCAGAAAATCACTAGTGCAATGGAGATGGTTGCGGCAAGTAAGATGCGTAAAGTTCAAGACAATATGACGCTAACACGTCCATATGCCGAGAACATGCGTAAAGTTATCTCTCATGTCGCATCAGGGTCGCTGGAATACCAGCACCCCTACCTTCAACAGCGTGAACCAAAACGCGTTGCTTACATCATTATTTCGTCCGATCGAGGCTTATGTGGTGGCTTGAACTCGAACTTGTTCAAGAAAGTGTTAGAAGAAATGGAGATGTGGCGTACCAAAGGCGTTGAAGTAGAAACGACCTTAATTGGTTCAAAAGCTATCTCATTTTTCCAACGTAGCGGCAATGTTATCGCGCAAACGTCAGGCCTTGGTGACGCGCCTAAATTAGAAGACATTTTAGGTACGGTTAACGCGATGCTAGGGCATTACGACGACGAAAAAATCGACAGTTTGTATCTCGTGTATAACCAGTTCATCAACACCATGGTTCAAGAACCAACGACCTTGCAGTTGCTGCCCCACCCTTCAGATTCTGAGGCCGATGGAGGCGCGAAAAAAGCACGTCGTTGGGACTACATCTACGAACAAGCACCAAGAGACATCCTCTCTGAGCTGTTACATCGATACATTGAATCGCAAGTGTATCAAGGCATCGTAGAGAGCATTGCCTGTGAGCAAGCAGCCCGAATGGTGGCCATGAAAGCGGCGACCGATAACGCAGGCCAACTCATCGATGATTTGCAGTTGGTATACAACAAAGCGCGACAGGCTGCCATTACCCAAGAGCTGAGTGAAATAGTCTCAGGTGCTCAAGCTGTCTAAGGGCAGAAAAGAGTGGGTTAAGAATAGAATTTGAGGATTTAGAGATGAGTGTTGGAAAAATAGTTAAAGTTATCGGCGCGGTGGTAGACGTCGAGTTCAGCGGCGGCAACAGCCCACGCGTTTATGATGCATTGAAAGTGACGAGCGAGGAAGCAAGCTCTCTCGTATTGGAAGTTCAGCAACAACTGGGTGGCAGTATCGTTCGTTGTATTGCAATGGGTACGTCAGATGGCTTGCGCCGCGGCCTAACTGTTGAAAACACAGGTTCTCCAATCACCGTTCCTGTGGGCGAAGAAACCTTAGGCCGTATCATGAACGTTCTTGGTCAGCCTATCGATGAATGTGGTGAAATCGGTCAAAAAGAAAGCTACGAAATTCACCGTGAAGCACCCTCTTATGAAGAACAAGCAAACAGCACTGAACTTCTTGAGACCGGCGTTAAAGTTATCGACCTTATTTGTCCGTTCGCCAAGGGCGGTAAAATCGGTCTGTTTGGTGGTGCGGGTGTAGGTAAAACCGTCAACATGATGGAGCTTATCAACAACATCGCTAAAGCTCACTCAGGTCTTTCTGTATTTACCGGTGTTGGTGAACGTACTCGTGAAGGTAACGATTTCTACTACGAGATGAAAGAAGCTGGCGTACTAGACAAAGTTGCCATGGTTTACGGCCAAATGAACGAGCCACC
The nucleotide sequence above comes from Vibrio atlanticus. Encoded proteins:
- the atpG gene encoding F0F1 ATP synthase subunit gamma — translated: MANTKEIRTKIGSVSNTQKITSAMEMVAASKMRKVQDNMTLTRPYAENMRKVISHVASGSLEYQHPYLQQREPKRVAYIIISSDRGLCGGLNSNLFKKVLEEMEMWRTKGVEVETTLIGSKAISFFQRSGNVIAQTSGLGDAPKLEDILGTVNAMLGHYDDEKIDSLYLVYNQFINTMVQEPTTLQLLPHPSDSEADGGAKKARRWDYIYEQAPRDILSELLHRYIESQVYQGIVESIACEQAARMVAMKAATDNAGQLIDDLQLVYNKARQAAITQELSEIVSGAQAV